The following proteins come from a genomic window of Cuculus canorus isolate bCucCan1 chromosome 29, bCucCan1.pri, whole genome shotgun sequence:
- the AAAS gene encoding aladin isoform X2, whose protein sequence is MCTLGLFPPPPPPGEITLYEFHNTLVCSRQEQLPLAFQSQLADLPVLSLPKESLKAHSRLEHGTRPAFIHHHEALWKRCLNTWRDVGLCGVLKELANAEEEGLQWVKTGSSYTLAVCHWLSSLHGSLFPHLSLSSEDMIAAFSQAVDWAGCTIRAFTWHPHTSKFAVALLDDSIRVYNSSSATIPSLKHRLQRNVAAMAWKPLCASILAVACQSCVLVWHLDPTSLSTRPSSGCAQVLSYPGHSPVTSLAWAPSGELLLSASPVDTAMLVWNVSTENCVQLQWFGGGGVTYLAWSPDGSKVLAATPSAVFRVWEAQMWTCERWPTLKGRCQTGCWSPDGSRLLFTVLGESVIYSLSFSEYRGEMQGQVGGSKTASIVADLSETVFETLYGEERIGGEVHSMVWDPTGERLAVIIRGHPDAPRSQTVIAVFRTRNSPVFELLPCGFLRGERGAQPQLIAFHPCFKQGALLTVCWSTGKITHIPFFFVSAHVPCVSPSRSPISVMASVREQPLFSEL, encoded by the exons GCAGCTCCCGCTTGCCTTCCAGAGCCAG CTGGCAGACCTGCCCGTCCTCAGCCTGCCCAAGGAATCGCTCAAGGCTCACAGCCGGCTGGAGCACGGCACGCGCCCGGCTTTCATCCACCACCACGAGGCCCTCTGGAAGCGATGCCTCAACACCTG GCGGGACGTGGGGCTCTGCGGGGTGCTGAAAGAGCTCGCCAACGCTGAGGAGGAGG ggctgcagtggGTGAAGACCGGCTCAAGCTACACGCTGGCCGTGTGCCACTGGCTCTCCTCGCTGCACGGCTCCTTGTTCCCCCACCTCTCG ctctccagtgAAGACATGATCGCAGCGTTCTCCCAGGCGGTCGACTG GGCCGGCTGCACCATCCGGGCCTTCACCTGGCACCCTCACACCAGCAAGTTTGCTGTGGCTCTTCTGGATGATTCCATTCGGGTCTACAACTCCAGCAG TGCCACCATCCCCTCGCTGAAGCATCGCCTGCAGAGGAACGTGGCTGCCATGGCCTGGAAGCCTCTCTGCGCCTCCATCCTCGCTGTCGCCTGCCAGAGCTGCGTCCTTGTCTGGCACCTGGatcccacctccctctccacgAG GCCGTCATCCGGTTGCGCTCAGGTGCTGTCCTACCCCGGACATAGCCCCGTCACCAGCCTGGCGTGGGCTCCCAgtggggagctgctgctctcggCATCCCCAGTTGACACGGCCATGCTG GTCTGGAATGTGTCCACGGAAAATTGTGTCCAGCTGCAGTGGTTTGGGGGTGGTGGCGTCACCTACTTGGCTTGGTCGCCCGATGGCAGCAAGGTCCTGGCGGCCACTCCCTCTGCAGTGTTCAG AGTGTGGGAGGCTCAGATGTGGACGTGCGAGCGCTGGCCCACCCTCAAAGGACGCTGCCAG ACGGGGTGCTGGAGCCCTGACGGCAGCCGATTGCTCTTCACCGTGCTGGGCGAGTCCGTTATCTACTCCTTATCCTTCTCGGAGTACAGGG GGGAGATGCAAGGGCAAGTGGGAGGCTCGAAAACAGCTTCGATCGTGGCAGACCTGTCTGAGACAGTCTTTGAGACGCTCTACGGGGAGGAGAG GATCGGAGGAGAAGTCCACTCCATGGTGTGGGATCCTACCGGTGAGAGGCTCGCCGTGATCATCAGGG GGCATCCTGACGCTCCCAGGAGCCAGACGGTCATTGCGGTGTTCCGCACCCGCAACAGCCCTGTGTTTGAGCTCCTGCCATG tGGATTCCTGCGAGGTGAGCGTGGGGCACAGCCTCAACTCATCGCCTTCCACCCCTGCTTCAAGCAAGGTGCCCTCCTGACCGTG TGCTGGTCCACAGGGAAGATCACCCACATCCCTTTCTTCTTCGTGAGCGCCCACGTGCCCTGCGTCAGCCCCAGCCGCAGCCCCATCTCCGTCATGGCCAGCGTGCGGGAGCAGCCGCTCTTCTCGGAGCTGTGA
- the AAAS gene encoding aladin isoform X1 gives MAALGGLCDTMCTLGLFPPPPPPGEITLYEFHNTLVCSRQEQLPLAFQSQLADLPVLSLPKESLKAHSRLEHGTRPAFIHHHEALWKRCLNTWRDVGLCGVLKELANAEEEGLQWVKTGSSYTLAVCHWLSSLHGSLFPHLSLSSEDMIAAFSQAVDWAGCTIRAFTWHPHTSKFAVALLDDSIRVYNSSSATIPSLKHRLQRNVAAMAWKPLCASILAVACQSCVLVWHLDPTSLSTRPSSGCAQVLSYPGHSPVTSLAWAPSGELLLSASPVDTAMLVWNVSTENCVQLQWFGGGGVTYLAWSPDGSKVLAATPSAVFRVWEAQMWTCERWPTLKGRCQTGCWSPDGSRLLFTVLGESVIYSLSFSEYRGEMQGQVGGSKTASIVADLSETVFETLYGEERIGGEVHSMVWDPTGERLAVIIRGHPDAPRSQTVIAVFRTRNSPVFELLPCGFLRGERGAQPQLIAFHPCFKQGALLTVCWSTGKITHIPFFFVSAHVPCVSPSRSPISVMASVREQPLFSEL, from the exons GCAGCTCCCGCTTGCCTTCCAGAGCCAG CTGGCAGACCTGCCCGTCCTCAGCCTGCCCAAGGAATCGCTCAAGGCTCACAGCCGGCTGGAGCACGGCACGCGCCCGGCTTTCATCCACCACCACGAGGCCCTCTGGAAGCGATGCCTCAACACCTG GCGGGACGTGGGGCTCTGCGGGGTGCTGAAAGAGCTCGCCAACGCTGAGGAGGAGG ggctgcagtggGTGAAGACCGGCTCAAGCTACACGCTGGCCGTGTGCCACTGGCTCTCCTCGCTGCACGGCTCCTTGTTCCCCCACCTCTCG ctctccagtgAAGACATGATCGCAGCGTTCTCCCAGGCGGTCGACTG GGCCGGCTGCACCATCCGGGCCTTCACCTGGCACCCTCACACCAGCAAGTTTGCTGTGGCTCTTCTGGATGATTCCATTCGGGTCTACAACTCCAGCAG TGCCACCATCCCCTCGCTGAAGCATCGCCTGCAGAGGAACGTGGCTGCCATGGCCTGGAAGCCTCTCTGCGCCTCCATCCTCGCTGTCGCCTGCCAGAGCTGCGTCCTTGTCTGGCACCTGGatcccacctccctctccacgAG GCCGTCATCCGGTTGCGCTCAGGTGCTGTCCTACCCCGGACATAGCCCCGTCACCAGCCTGGCGTGGGCTCCCAgtggggagctgctgctctcggCATCCCCAGTTGACACGGCCATGCTG GTCTGGAATGTGTCCACGGAAAATTGTGTCCAGCTGCAGTGGTTTGGGGGTGGTGGCGTCACCTACTTGGCTTGGTCGCCCGATGGCAGCAAGGTCCTGGCGGCCACTCCCTCTGCAGTGTTCAG AGTGTGGGAGGCTCAGATGTGGACGTGCGAGCGCTGGCCCACCCTCAAAGGACGCTGCCAG ACGGGGTGCTGGAGCCCTGACGGCAGCCGATTGCTCTTCACCGTGCTGGGCGAGTCCGTTATCTACTCCTTATCCTTCTCGGAGTACAGGG GGGAGATGCAAGGGCAAGTGGGAGGCTCGAAAACAGCTTCGATCGTGGCAGACCTGTCTGAGACAGTCTTTGAGACGCTCTACGGGGAGGAGAG GATCGGAGGAGAAGTCCACTCCATGGTGTGGGATCCTACCGGTGAGAGGCTCGCCGTGATCATCAGGG GGCATCCTGACGCTCCCAGGAGCCAGACGGTCATTGCGGTGTTCCGCACCCGCAACAGCCCTGTGTTTGAGCTCCTGCCATG tGGATTCCTGCGAGGTGAGCGTGGGGCACAGCCTCAACTCATCGCCTTCCACCCCTGCTTCAAGCAAGGTGCCCTCCTGACCGTG TGCTGGTCCACAGGGAAGATCACCCACATCCCTTTCTTCTTCGTGAGCGCCCACGTGCCCTGCGTCAGCCCCAGCCGCAGCCCCATCTCCGTCATGGCCAGCGTGCGGGAGCAGCCGCTCTTCTCGGAGCTGTGA